Proteins from a genomic interval of Yarrowia lipolytica chromosome 1E, complete sequence:
- a CDS encoding uncharacterized protein (Compare to YALI0E01056g, uniprot|Q9HFV0 Yarrowia lipolytica C1-THFS protein C1- tetrahydrofolate synthase precursor mitochondrial) translates to MASIIDGNSIAKNIRERLHTEIADVQQTNPRFQPSLVIIQVGDRPDSSTYVRMKLKAADEAAIKCELKKLDENVSQHELLREITHLNEDPSVDGVLVQLPLPKHIDETTITNAVAADKDVDGFGPLNIGELAKRGGNPSFVACTPKGVMELLKVAGIDVAGKTAVVLGRSDIVGAPVSYLLRNADATVTVVHSKTANIPEIVKTADIVVAAIGQPGFVKGEWLKPGAVVIDVGTNYIPDDTKKSGQRLVGDVDFESAKNVASHITPVPGGVGPMTVAMLLDNVVLSAKRQAEKLTARSITPLPLKKENPVPSDFAISRAQEPKHITEVAAEIGVLPSELEPYGAYKAKVQLPILDRLAHRKNGKYVLVTGITPTPLGEGKSTTTIGLVQALGAHLGKMAFANVRQPSMGPTFGIKGGAAGGGYAQVIPMDEFNMHLTGDIHAISAANNLLAAAIDTRMFHESTQKDAALYKRLVPAKKGVRTFTRGMQTRLKKLGIDKTNPDDLTEEEIAKFVRLDIDPETITWRRVVDCNDRHLRGITVGQAPTEKGRTRETGFDISVASECMAILALANDLEDMRERLGNMVIGSSKNGDPVTCDDIGAGGALTALMKDAIKPNLMQTLEGTPVFVHAGPFANISIGANSVLADKMALKLAGTEPNESDDKAGFVVTEAGFDFTMGGERFFNIKCRSSGLAPDVVVIVATVRALKSHGGGPEVKAGAPLPKEYTEENVELLREGCKNLGKHIENARQYGLPVVVAINEFVSDTAAEHDVIREEALKYGAEDAVVAKHWAEGGAGAVDLAQAVVDASNKIDKDFKLLYEADTTAEEKLNTIAQKMYGAKDVELSELARKKIDAYTKQGFGNLPICVAKTQYSLSHDPTLKGVPTGFTVPIRDVRASVGAGYLYALAAEIQTIPGLPTHCGFMNVEVNDKGEIEGLF, encoded by the coding sequence ATGGCCTCCATCATCGACGGCAATTCCATTGCCAAAAACATCCGAGAACGGCTGCACACCGAAATCGCCGATGTGCAACAGACCAACCCCCGATTCCAGCCCTCTCTGGTCATCATCCAGGTCGGCGATCGACCCGACTCGTCCACCTACGTGCGAATGAAGCTCAAGGCCGCGGACGAGGCCGCCATCAAGTGCGAGCTCAAGAAACTGGACGAGAACGTGTCCCAGCACGAGCTGCTGCGGGAGATCACCCACCTGAACGAGGACCCCTCCGTGGACGGTGTTCTGGTCCAGCTCCCTCTGCCCAAGCACATTGACGagaccaccatcaccaatgCCGTCGCCGCCGACAAGGACGTTGATGGCTTCGGTCCTCTCAACATTGGCGAGCTCGCCAAGCGAGGTGGAAACCCTTCCTTCGTCGCTTGCACCCCCAAGGGAGTCatggagctgctcaaggttGCCGGCATCGATGTTGCTGGCAAGACCGCTGTTGTTCTTGGCCGATCCGACATTGTCGGAGCCCCCGTTTCCTATCTGCTGCGAAACGCTGACGCTACCGTCACTGTCGTGCACTCCAAAACTGCCAACATCCCCGAGATTGTCAAGACTGCCGACATTGTTGTCGCCGCCATTGGCCAGCCCGGCTTTGTCAAGGGTGAGTGGCTCAAGCCTGGCGCCGTTGTCATCGACGTGGGAACCAACTACATTCCCGATGATACCAAGAAGTCTGGCCAGCGacttgttggagatgttgacTTTGAGTCTGCCAAGAACGTAGCCTCCCACATCACCCCCGTCCCCGGAGGAGTGGGTCCCATGACCGTGgccatgctgctggacaaCGTTGTGCTCTCTGCCAAGCGACAGGCCGAGAAGTTGACCGCTCGATCCATCACCCCTCTGCCTCTTAAGAAGGAGAACCCTGTGCCCTCCGACTTTGCCATTTCTCGAGCCCAAGAGCCCAAGCACATCACCGAGGTGGCTGCCGAAATTGGCGTGCTGCCCTCTGAGCTCGAGCCCTACGGAGCctacaaggccaaggtcCAGCTGCCCATTCTTGACCGTCTGGCCCACCGAAAGAACGGAAAGTACGTTCTAGTCACCGGAATCACTCCCACCCCTCTTGGAGAGGGCaagtccaccaccaccattgGTCTGGTGCAGGCTCTTGGTGCCCATCTTGGTAAGATGGCTTTTGCCAACGTCAGACAGCCCTCCATGGGCCCTACCTTTGGTATTAAgggaggagctgctggaggaggatacGCCCAGGTTATCCCCATGGATGAGTTCAACATGCACCTGACCGGTGACATTCACGCCATTTCAGCTGCCAACAACCTGCTTGCCGCTGCCATTGACACCCGAATGTTTCATGAGTCTACCCAGAAGGACGCTGCTCTTTACAAGCGTCTGGTgcctgccaagaagggcgtTCGAACCTTCACTCGAGGCATGCAGACCCGACTCAAGAAGCTTGGTatcgacaagaccaaccCCGACGATCTgactgaggaggagattgccaagtTTGTGCGTCTCGACATTGATCCTGAGACCATCACCTGGCGACGAGTGGTCGATTGCAATGATCGACATCTGCGAGGTATCACTGTTGGACAGGCCCCTACCGAGAAGGGCCGAACCCGAGAGACCGGCTTTGACATTTCCGTCGCCTCCGAGTGTATGGCCATTCTGGCTCTTGCCAACGATCTCGAGGACATGCGAGAGCGACTTGGAAACATGGTCATTGGTTCTTCCAAGAACGGCGACCCCGTCACTTGTGACGATATCggtgctggtggtgctCTTACTGCTCTCATGAAGGACGCCATCAAGCCCAACCTCATGCAGACTCTGGAGGGTACCCCCGTCTTTGTGCATGCCGGTCCCTTCGCCAACATTTCCATTGGTGCTAACTCCGTGCTGGCCGACAAGATGGCTCTCAAGCTGGCTGGTACCGAACCCAACGAGTCTGACGACAAGGCCGGCTTTGTGGTCACCGAGGCCGGTTTCGATTTCACCATGGGAGGTGAGCGATTCTTCAACATCAAGTGCCGATCTTCCGGTCTGGCTCCTGACGTTGTTGTCATTGTCGCTACCGTTCGAGCCCTGAAGTCTCATGGAGGAGGTCCTGAGGTCAAGGCCGGTGCTCCTCTCCCCAAGGAGTACACCGAGGAGAACGTGGAGCTCCTGCGAGAGGGATGCAAGAACCTCGGAAAGCACATTGAGAACGCCCGACAGTACGGTCTGCCCGTGGTTGTTGCCATCAACGAGTTTGTCTCCGATACCGCTGCCGAGCACGATGTCATCCGAGAGGAGGCTCTTAAGTACGGTGCCGAGGACGCTGTTGTCGCCAAGCACTGGGCCGAAGGAGGCGCTGGAGCCGTGGATCTTGCCCAGGCCGTCGTTGACGCCTCCAACAAGATCGACAAGGATTTCAAGCTGCTTTACGAGGCCGACACAACCGctgaggagaagctcaacacCATTGCCCAGAAGATGTACGGCgccaaggacgtggagcTTTCCGAGCTGGCCCGAAAGAAGATTGACGCCTACACCAAGCAGGGCTTCGGCAACCTGCCCATCTGTGTGGCCAAGACCCAGTACTCTCTTTCCCACGACCCTACTCTCAAGGGAGTGCCCACTGGCTTCACTGTGCCCATTCGAGATGTTCGAGCCTCTGTTGGTGCTGGCTACCTCTACGCTCTGGCTGccgagatccagaccaTTCCTGGTCTCCCCACTCATTGTGGCTTCATGAACGTTGAGGTCAACGACAAGGGCGAGATCGAGGGTCTTTTCTAA
- a CDS encoding uncharacterized protein (Compare to YALI0E01078g, similar to Saccharomyces cerevisiae NMT1 (YLR195C); ancestral locus Anc_7.357, similar to uniprot|P14743 Saccharomyces cerevisiae YLR195c NMT1 N-myristoyltransferase (Glycylpeptide N- tetradecanoyltransferase)): MAEKNTKPEESKRKEEEEFNEEDLGEPIAQGTGIPPGMSADKFNEILKMFQQQMAMQDIPDREKAKKWEEYLFWKTQPVPKFDEDIDSEGPIEHKKLEDVRPTPYNLPAEYEWSDVDIENPEHIQEVYDLLYDNYVEDDDATFRFKYSASFLDWALKPPGWQKTWYPCVRVAATGKMVAFISAIPTSIQLRDNDLIKAVEINFLCVHKKLRSKRLAPVLIKEITRRVNQKDIWQALYTAGVVLPSPVSTCRYYHRPLNWTKLYEIGFSAIPPNQTAASMVARYTLPKEVPLKVRAMTKADVKAVHAILQNYLSAASEMSQHFSEEEVAHWFVDPISEDKNDDKIVYSYVVEEDGKVIDFFSFYKLDHTVLKEWATESNLRAAYGFYYATSSLSSAKARQDRVKELIGSAVILANNLGFEVYNELTLLDNPSHLDDLKFGCGDGYLNYYLFNYRAQPVHGGLDKQKQLEQLDGKGVGVIML; encoded by the coding sequence ATGGCCGAGAAAAAcaccaagcccgaggaATCTAAGCgcaaggaagaggaggagttcAACGAAGAAGATCTCGGAGAACCCATTGCCCAGGGAACCGGCATTCCTCCCGGAATGAGCGCCGATAAGTTCAACGAAATCCTCAAAatgttccagcagcagatggCCATGCAAGACATTCCCGACCGAGAAAAGGCCAAAAAGTGGGAGGAGTATCTGTTCTGGAAGACCCAGCCCGTGCCCAAGTTCGACGAGGACATTGACAGTGAGGGTCCTATCGagcacaagaagctggaggacgtGAGACCTACTCCTTACAACTTGCCTGCAGAGTACGAGTGGTCCGATGTCGATATTGAGAACCCCGAGCACATTCAGGAGGTCTACGATCTGCTGTACGACAACTACGTCGAAGATGACGATGCCACTTTCCGGTTCAAGTACTCTGCCTCCTTTTTGGACTGGGCTCTCAAGCCCCCTGGATGGCAGAAGACCTGGTACCCTTGTGTTCGAGTGGCTGCCACCGGAAAGATGGTTGCTTTCATCAGTGCTATCCCCACGTCCATTCAGCTGCGAGACAACGATCTGATCAAGGCCGTGGAGATCAACTTCCTGTGTGTGCACAAGAAGCTGCGATCCAAGCGTCTGGCTCCCGtgctcatcaaggagatcacCCGACGAGTCAACCAGAAGGACATCTGGCAGGCTCTTTACACTGCCGGTGTTGTTCTTCCCTCTCCCGTATCCACCTGCAGATACTACCACCGACCTCTCAACTGGACCAAGCTGTACGAGATTGGTTTCTCAGCTATCCCCCCTAACCAGACGGCTGCTTCAATGGTCGCCAGATACACTCtgcccaaggaggtgcCTCTCAAGGTGCGAGCCATGACCAAGGCCGACGTCAAGGCTGTGCATGCCATTCTGCAAAACTACCTGAGCGCTGCCTCTGAGATGAGCCAGCACTtttccgaggaggaagtaGCCCACTGGTTTGTGGACCCCATTTCCGAGGACAAGAAtgacgacaagattgtCTACTCATACGtggtcgaggaggacggAAAGGTGATTGacttcttttccttctaCAAGCTGGACCACACTGTTCTCAAGGAATGGGCTACCGAGTCCAACCTGCGAGCTGCTTATGGCTTCTACTATgccacctcttctctttcttctgCCAAGGCCCGACAGGATCGAGTCAAGGAGCTGATTGGATCTGCTGTGATTCTAGCCAACAACCTGGGCTTCGAGGTTTACAACGAGCTGACTCTGCTGGACAACCCTAGCCATCTGGACGATCTCAAGTTTGGCTGCGGTGATGGCTACCTCAACTACTATCTGTTCAACTACCGAGCCCAGCCTGTCCATGGCGGTCTcgacaagcagaagcagcttgagcagctcgacgGAAAGGGAGTTGGCGTTATTATGTTGTAG
- a CDS encoding uncharacterized protein (Compare to YALI0E01100g, similar to Saccharomyces cerevisiae PWP1 (YLR196W); ancestral locus Anc_7.356, similar to uniprot|P21304 Saccharomyces cerevisiae YLR196w PWP1) has product MISATKWVPRGYATEFPVKYTMDDEELERLSELAKLKIEEAKNEMEDIEDATEEDVEALEEKAKLDEEIDNDPDLKEFGFDTYDDEPDSKLGLEGDGMDTDDDEDEDEDENNEDEEGGELNLGSKHKVEGKDGEDPYISLPTQQDLDEEREELQILPTDNLILATKTEDEISHLEVYVYDPEEANLYVHHDIMLPSFPLCVEWVNYNPREQGPGNFAAIGTFEPEIEIWNLDVVDGVYPEVILGERDEKDKKKKGKKTNKINAERHTDAVLSLSSNPHHVNLLCSGSADTTVKLWDLSNGKAASSFTFHSDKVSAVQWNPVEGTVLLSGGYDKKAIVSDLRSEDKKVWKVDSDVESMNWKPCGTQFLVGTDSGMLYNFDVRNESKPLWTLQAHDSPLSAFDYNKYIDGAIVTSSASTREVKIWRETNKDDKYSLSMVANRDLSCGKVFSVGFNPDQACAGTLCAGGHGGELKVWDMFGTKAVREAFDIKSSNHSNDVIGQAFDDEEEDE; this is encoded by the coding sequence ATGATCTCAGCTACAAAATGGGTGCCCCGAGGGTACGCGACGGAATTCCCCGTTAAATACACCATGGACGATGAAGAGCTCGAGCGTCTGTCCGAACtggccaagctcaagatcGAGGAAGCAAAGaacgagatggaggacattgaggatgccaccgaggaggacgtggaggctctcgaggagaaggccaagctggacgaggagattgacaaCGATCCcgacctcaaggagtttgGTTTCGACACATATGACGATGAGCCCGACTCGAAATTGGGTCTTGAGGGTGACGGTATGGACAccgatgatgatgaggatgaggatgaggatgagaacaacgaggacgaggagggtGGAGAGCTCAATCTCGGCTCTAAGCATAAGGTCGAGGGCAAGGACGGCGAAGACCCATACATTTCGCTGCCCACTCAGCAGGACTTGGATGAGGAGCGAGAGGAGCTTCAGATTCTGCCCACAGACAACCTGATCCTGGCCACCAAGACTGAGGATGAGATTTCGCATCTGGAGGTGTATGTTTACGAtcccgaggaggccaaTCTTTATGTTCACCACGACATTATGCTGCCTTCTTTCCCTCTGTGCGTGGAGTGGGTCAACTACAACCCCCGAGAACAGGGACCCGGCAATTTTGCTGCCATTGGAACTTTCGAGCCTGAAATCGAAATCTGGAACCTCGATGTTGTCGACGGAGTCTACCCCGAGGTGATCCTTGGAGAGCGagacgagaaggacaagaagaagaagggaaaGAAGACTAACAAGATCAACGCTGAGCGACACACCGACGCCGTCCTGTCTTTGTCTTCCAACCCCCACCACGTCAACCTGCTGTGTTCTGGATCCGCCGACACCACTGTGAAGCTGTGGGACCTATCCAACGGCAAGGCTGCCTCTTCTTTCACTTTCCACTCCGACAAGGTCTCTGCTGTCCAGTGGAACCCCGTCGAAGGCACCGTTCTTCTGTCTGGAGGCTACGACAAGAAGGCAATTGTTTCCGATCTGCGATCCGAGGACAAAAAGGTGTGGAAGGTCGACTCCGATGTCGAGTCCATGAACTGGAAGCCCTGTGGAACCCAGTTCCTGGTCGGTACCGACTCCGGAATGCTCTACAACTTTGACGTGCGAAATGAGTCCAAGCCTCTGTGGACTCTGCAGGCTCACGACTCTCCCCTGTCTGCTTTTGactacaacaagtacattgatGGAGCTATTGTCACCTCCTCTGCTTCTACCCGAGAGGTCAAGATCTGGCGAGAAAccaacaaggacgacaagtaCTCTCTTTCCATGGTGGCCAACCGAGACCTCTCTTGCGGTAAGGTCTTCTCTGTGGGTTTCAACCCCGACCAGGCCTGCGCCGGTACTCTTTGTGCCGGTGGCCATGGAGGTGAGCTCAAGGTGTGGGACATGTTCGGAACCAAGGCCGTTCGAGAAGCATTCGACATCAAGAGCAGTAACCACTCTAACGACGTTATTGGTCAGGCTTttgatgacgaggaggaggatgagtAA